In the genome of Coraliomargarita algicola, one region contains:
- a CDS encoding glycosyl hydrolase family 95 catalytic domain-containing protein, translated as MLNRISKILAGTALFSTSLLSIGQAEVSYRRGMTLLTPADQWREALPSGNGTVGALVYGAVNAERVLFNHNELWYGGKIDEVPDMSAELPVVRQLMLDGEYLEANDYYRKKLGEKGFSARNAMYHPAFDVLLTTETQQIFKDYSRTVDFETGEVVVNWRDGDTEYARSLFVSIPDGISVMQIRANQAGSVSGDVTLDIHDLKDAIQQNGDYFDPGFKYKTVAEDGFVEFMADGSDGGEFGGVLRAVAFKDGKAKAVLNVTDETHLHFNNVDEVVLLIAIYANEASETAVPRLKDQLANLKPNYAALFERHAEMHRAKFNSIGIDINTTEDRSTSNEHLLLDAYSGNAASTELLEKLFDYGRYLLISSSTAGGYPPGLQGIWNGDYRAPWSGLYGINENLQMNYWQALPGNLQESMMAFYDYFDAHLDEFRYNAKQLWGTEGIYIPPFMSPESGVMRMTAPHVVHWTDAAGWLASFYYDYYLFTGDAEFLEERAIPFMKEVALFYEDYAVLGEDGTYVFFPSQSPENQPADMMIEDPKTGRVTKIKVQMNSTIAVAICKEVLTNLIRSCEILNVEAEGVARWKKMLALMPEYQINEDGALREWMHPDFTDNYEHRHQSHIYPVFPGNEVTEESDPEIYEAARVAIEKRLVIGLQSQTGWSLAHMANVYARLGDGDKALEALDILTRSCLGKNFFTYHNDWRSMGVTLPFKWGQSAPFQMDANFGITAAITEMLCGSTVDMLRILPALPTKWEAGQFKDLQTRVGVTTSAQWDLSKKEIRLQLTAGRATEFTLKLPRAIQSIESDQLGQVQSSELGDQYRVLNLDENQSVSMTIHLR; from the coding sequence ATGCTCAATCGTATCTCCAAAATACTAGCTGGAACTGCTCTCTTCTCAACATCTTTACTTTCGATTGGACAAGCTGAGGTCTCTTATCGACGTGGCATGACGCTACTCACACCGGCAGACCAGTGGCGGGAGGCTTTACCCTCGGGAAATGGAACCGTGGGCGCGTTGGTTTATGGGGCGGTGAATGCTGAGCGAGTGCTCTTTAACCATAACGAGCTCTGGTATGGAGGAAAGATCGACGAAGTGCCTGATATGTCGGCAGAGCTGCCTGTGGTGCGTCAGCTGATGTTGGATGGCGAATACCTTGAAGCGAACGATTATTATCGGAAGAAGCTGGGTGAGAAGGGCTTCTCTGCCAGAAACGCGATGTATCATCCGGCTTTTGATGTGTTGCTCACCACCGAAACGCAGCAGATTTTCAAAGACTATTCACGGACAGTGGATTTTGAGACGGGCGAGGTTGTTGTTAATTGGCGTGATGGGGATACGGAATATGCACGCAGCTTGTTTGTTTCTATTCCAGATGGGATATCGGTCATGCAGATTCGTGCCAATCAAGCAGGCTCGGTGAGTGGGGATGTGACTTTGGATATTCACGACCTCAAAGATGCGATTCAGCAGAACGGTGATTACTTCGATCCGGGTTTTAAATACAAGACAGTCGCGGAGGATGGATTTGTTGAGTTTATGGCTGATGGCTCCGATGGGGGTGAATTTGGCGGAGTGCTGCGTGCGGTTGCATTTAAAGATGGCAAGGCGAAGGCTGTGCTTAATGTGACTGATGAGACACACTTGCACTTTAACAATGTAGATGAGGTGGTTTTATTAATAGCCATCTATGCAAATGAAGCGAGTGAGACCGCGGTTCCGCGTTTGAAAGATCAACTGGCTAACTTAAAGCCTAATTACGCGGCCCTATTTGAGCGTCATGCGGAAATGCATCGAGCTAAATTCAATTCGATCGGTATTGATATCAACACTACTGAGGATCGTTCTACTTCAAACGAACACTTGCTCCTGGATGCCTATTCAGGCAATGCGGCCTCGACAGAGCTTTTGGAAAAACTCTTTGATTACGGGCGCTATCTGTTGATTTCCAGTAGCACCGCGGGTGGTTATCCTCCCGGATTGCAAGGTATTTGGAATGGTGATTACCGCGCGCCTTGGAGCGGCTTGTATGGCATTAACGAAAATTTGCAGATGAACTATTGGCAGGCTTTACCAGGGAATTTACAGGAGTCGATGATGGCCTTTTATGACTATTTCGATGCGCATTTGGATGAGTTTCGCTATAATGCTAAACAATTATGGGGCACTGAGGGTATTTACATTCCTCCTTTTATGTCTCCGGAGTCCGGCGTGATGCGGATGACGGCCCCGCACGTGGTGCACTGGACAGATGCGGCTGGGTGGTTGGCATCCTTCTACTACGATTATTATCTTTTCACTGGAGATGCCGAATTTCTGGAAGAGCGTGCGATTCCTTTCATGAAGGAAGTCGCCTTGTTCTATGAAGATTATGCGGTCCTAGGCGAGGATGGAACCTATGTGTTTTTTCCTTCCCAGTCTCCGGAGAATCAACCCGCAGATATGATGATCGAGGATCCGAAAACCGGGCGTGTGACCAAGATTAAGGTGCAGATGAATTCCACGATCGCGGTGGCAATTTGCAAAGAAGTGCTGACTAATCTGATCCGCTCGTGCGAAATACTAAATGTCGAAGCGGAGGGTGTGGCTCGCTGGAAGAAAATGCTAGCTCTGATGCCCGAATATCAGATCAACGAAGACGGGGCGCTGCGTGAGTGGATGCATCCGGATTTTACAGACAACTATGAGCACCGCCATCAATCTCATATCTATCCGGTCTTTCCAGGTAATGAGGTGACAGAAGAATCGGATCCTGAGATCTACGAGGCCGCACGCGTGGCGATTGAAAAACGTCTGGTGATTGGTCTTCAGTCTCAAACCGGTTGGTCCTTGGCCCACATGGCCAATGTTTATGCGCGCCTGGGTGATGGCGATAAAGCACTCGAAGCGTTGGATATCTTAACCCGCAGTTGCCTGGGGAAGAATTTCTTCACTTACCACAACGACTGGCGCAGTATGGGCGTGACTTTGCCGTTCAAATGGGGGCAGTCAGCACCTTTTCAAATGGATGCCAATTTTGGTATTACAGCCGCGATTACTGAAATGCTTTGTGGCTCGACTGTCGATATGCTCCGTATATTACCCGCATTGCCAACAAAATGGGAGGCCGGTCAATTTAAAGACCTGCAGACCCGGGTGGGAGTGACTACCTCGGCGCAGTGGGATCTGTCGAAGAAGGAGATCCGTTTGCAACTCACTGCAGGGCGCGCCACCGAGTTTACGCTAAAATTGCCCCGCGCGATTCAGTCGATTGAGAGTGATCAGCTCGGTCAGGTGCAATCGTCAGAATTGGGTGATCAATATCGAGTGCTGAATTTGGATGAAAATCAAAGTGTAAGCATGACCATTCACCTCCGATAG
- a CDS encoding SGNH/GDSL hydrolase family protein has translation MKNVIERFSIGLVVFLCTCTLSLHAMPEAGSDAELDRNTDWVFMPDAALPNVLILGDSISIGYTRQVRELLQGKANVYRPMSADGTRPRNCNGTVVGLKVSQPMLQSHQWDVIHFNWGLHDLKHVKRAHTNEKSNDPQDPQQSTPQEYERNLREIVRELVKSDAQLIFATTTPVVPGTLNPLRTPDAPVEYNAIAVKIMAEYQIRVNDLHAYCLPNLAEWQQPKNVHFKPKGSQAIAERVAAVILEELAKKERSL, from the coding sequence ATGAAAAACGTAATTGAACGATTCTCGATAGGTCTAGTTGTATTTCTTTGTACTTGCACCCTCAGTTTACATGCGATGCCTGAGGCAGGCTCGGATGCAGAGCTCGACCGAAACACCGATTGGGTGTTTATGCCAGATGCAGCGCTTCCGAATGTATTGATTCTGGGGGATTCAATTTCGATCGGCTATACGCGTCAGGTGCGCGAGTTATTGCAAGGTAAAGCCAACGTATACCGTCCGATGAGTGCAGATGGTACGCGTCCGCGCAACTGTAATGGCACTGTCGTAGGACTGAAGGTCAGTCAACCAATGTTGCAGTCACATCAATGGGACGTGATTCACTTCAATTGGGGCTTGCACGATTTGAAGCATGTGAAACGTGCACATACGAACGAGAAGTCGAACGACCCGCAGGACCCTCAACAGTCGACACCACAGGAGTATGAGCGAAATTTGCGGGAAATTGTCAGAGAGCTAGTTAAGAGTGATGCTCAATTGATCTTTGCGACCACGACTCCCGTGGTGCCAGGGACGCTCAATCCTTTACGCACACCAGACGCACCGGTTGAATATAATGCCATCGCGGTGAAAATTATGGCGGAATACCAGATTCGAGTAAACGACCTGCATGCTTATTGCCTGCCGAATCTGGCGGAGTGGCAACAGCCAAAGAACGTGCATTTTAAACCGAAGGGTTCGCAGGCGATTGCCGAACGGGTGGCTGCGGTTATCTTAGAAGAATTAGCGAAGAAAGAACGTAGCTTGTAG
- a CDS encoding GH116 family glycosyl-hydrolase: MSVDHYPLKTTGDSSAQSSSMTAISRRKFIQAGGLSSALLLIGRLPVMAGPFTAKDFEQLIPADKKLSANWIAALTKRGAAEVFSGEELKYIGMPIGGIGCGQLYLAGDGRLWHWDIFKSNYKREKHEMKMSAMTMGGHYPHPVAVGEEYTHQNGEQVAQGFAIRVQSGEQSFVRSLDGKGFPGVTFRGEYPVGRVTYRDSDFPAKVQLEAFSPFIPLRTKDSALPATTMRYTVTNTSDAKLKVDLGGYLQNAVCPYTVEAAFGQRRNQLQQSPLRTSVLSTVAGSQAITKEHGYGSSALTILSDANVRVSAAPSIGKPQDAKQLFTELDQADTAAVTRPLDELLVGGMMASIELAPGESQVITCLVTWYFPYHQRREGHVGQTFGNRHYLPWFKSAGEVAEYIAGKSEELIDGTLLWNRTWYDSSLPYWLLDRSMIALDCLATQTFHWFDDGRPWAWEGVDCCEGTCTHVFHYAQAMGRIFPELERSLREKTDYGQAFIEETGGIGYRGHSRQKVAEDGQAGTILRVYREHQMSADDAFLKRLWPRVKQSIEYLMTKDPDEDGIMTGAQENTLDAAWTGKFAWMSSMYLGALAAGEAMAIEVGDDAFANKCRKILDQGYQNIVSDLFDGEYFIHKPGPPVGKGFNTNVGCHIDQVLGQSWMHQVGLGRVIPKKETVSALESIWKYNFAPDAGSYALKHREIEEAFRWYAMEGEAGLLMTTWPKGGAKDAIPGDTLRSVENPEMWTGPGGYFNECMNGFEYQVAWHMVAEAAPDSSLLEKGLAIMKAVHDRYGAAKRNPYNEIECGDHYARSMASYGIFLTVCGFTYHGPKGAIGFNPKIHPENFKAPFTAAEGWGTYRQQLSADTMHAQLKLNWGSLSMKTLQLVPRGLRPQKVEVSYRGGAIAAVLKQVNDQCIIELEQLITLATDTVLDVKLLAES, from the coding sequence ATGAGTGTAGATCATTACCCCCTAAAAACTACTGGCGACAGCTCTGCACAAAGCAGTTCGATGACTGCAATCAGTCGCCGAAAATTTATTCAAGCGGGCGGACTGAGCTCCGCTCTTCTGTTGATTGGTCGTTTGCCTGTAATGGCAGGGCCTTTTACTGCGAAAGACTTTGAACAACTGATACCAGCCGATAAAAAACTGAGCGCTAATTGGATTGCTGCGCTCACCAAGCGCGGGGCCGCTGAGGTTTTTTCAGGCGAGGAATTGAAATATATTGGTATGCCGATTGGTGGTATCGGCTGTGGTCAATTGTATCTGGCGGGAGATGGACGGCTCTGGCATTGGGATATTTTTAAATCCAACTACAAGCGCGAAAAGCATGAGATGAAGATGAGTGCCATGACTATGGGAGGGCACTACCCGCATCCAGTGGCTGTGGGGGAGGAATACACACATCAAAATGGTGAACAAGTGGCTCAAGGTTTTGCGATCCGGGTGCAGTCGGGCGAGCAATCATTCGTGCGGTCACTGGATGGTAAAGGATTCCCCGGAGTGACTTTTCGAGGGGAGTATCCTGTCGGGCGCGTGACTTACCGGGATTCGGATTTTCCTGCGAAAGTGCAGCTCGAAGCCTTCAGTCCCTTTATTCCTTTAAGGACTAAGGACTCCGCGCTGCCGGCTACCACCATGCGCTACACCGTAACGAATACTTCGGATGCGAAGTTGAAGGTGGATCTGGGGGGCTATTTGCAAAATGCCGTCTGCCCATACACTGTAGAGGCTGCATTCGGTCAGCGCAGGAACCAATTGCAACAGAGCCCACTGCGCACTTCCGTGTTGAGCACTGTAGCAGGTTCGCAAGCCATAACCAAAGAGCATGGCTACGGCTCAAGCGCACTCACCATTTTGTCGGACGCGAACGTTCGGGTGAGCGCTGCGCCGTCGATCGGCAAGCCGCAGGATGCGAAGCAATTATTTACTGAACTCGATCAAGCCGATACGGCTGCAGTGACTCGACCATTAGATGAATTGCTGGTTGGCGGTATGATGGCATCGATAGAGCTCGCGCCCGGTGAAAGCCAAGTCATCACCTGTCTGGTCACTTGGTATTTTCCTTACCATCAAAGGCGGGAAGGGCACGTCGGGCAAACGTTCGGCAATCGACATTATCTGCCTTGGTTCAAGTCTGCTGGCGAAGTGGCAGAGTATATTGCCGGGAAAAGTGAAGAACTGATTGATGGCACCTTGCTTTGGAATCGAACCTGGTATGACAGTTCACTGCCTTATTGGTTGCTCGATCGCAGCATGATTGCGCTGGATTGTTTAGCCACACAAACTTTTCACTGGTTTGATGACGGGCGTCCCTGGGCATGGGAAGGTGTGGATTGCTGTGAAGGCACCTGCACGCATGTGTTTCACTACGCTCAAGCGATGGGGCGCATCTTCCCGGAATTGGAGCGCAGTCTGCGGGAAAAGACAGATTACGGGCAGGCCTTTATCGAAGAAACGGGCGGCATTGGCTATCGGGGCCATTCCAGACAGAAGGTTGCGGAAGATGGTCAGGCGGGCACGATCCTACGCGTCTATCGCGAGCACCAGATGTCCGCTGATGATGCCTTTTTGAAGCGCCTGTGGCCGCGTGTGAAGCAGTCGATTGAATACCTGATGACGAAAGATCCGGACGAGGACGGGATCATGACCGGTGCACAGGAAAATACACTCGATGCGGCGTGGACCGGTAAATTTGCGTGGATGAGTAGTATGTATCTGGGGGCTTTAGCTGCCGGGGAGGCAATGGCGATCGAAGTCGGTGACGATGCTTTCGCGAATAAATGCCGCAAGATTCTGGACCAAGGTTACCAAAATATTGTGAGCGATTTGTTTGATGGTGAATACTTCATCCACAAGCCGGGGCCGCCTGTCGGTAAAGGGTTTAATACGAATGTCGGTTGTCATATCGATCAAGTGCTCGGCCAGTCCTGGATGCATCAGGTGGGATTGGGACGTGTGATTCCGAAGAAAGAAACGGTTTCTGCGCTCGAGAGCATTTGGAAATACAACTTTGCCCCTGATGCGGGTAGCTATGCGCTCAAACATCGGGAAATTGAAGAAGCTTTTCGCTGGTATGCAATGGAGGGCGAAGCGGGCCTCCTGATGACGACATGGCCAAAAGGAGGTGCGAAAGACGCCATCCCCGGCGATACGCTGCGTAGTGTGGAGAACCCCGAAATGTGGACAGGTCCGGGGGGCTATTTCAACGAGTGTATGAACGGCTTTGAATATCAAGTCGCTTGGCACATGGTGGCCGAAGCCGCTCCCGATAGTTCGTTGCTGGAAAAAGGTCTCGCGATCATGAAGGCGGTCCACGATCGCTATGGTGCGGCGAAGCGCAATCCGTATAATGAGATCGAATGTGGCGACCACTATGCACGCTCAATGGCATCTTATGGTATCTTTCTCACGGTATGCGGTTTTACCTATCATGGGCCGAAGGGAGCCATCGGTTTTAATCCAAAGATCCATCCGGAGAATTTTAAGGCTCCATTTACTGCCGCCGAAGGTTGGGGGACGTATCGTCAGCAGCTTAGTGCCGACACGATGCATGCGCAACTCAAGCTGAACTGGGGCAGCCTTTCGATGAAAACACTGCAATTGGTGCCACGGGGGCTGAGACCTCAAAAGGTTGAAGTTAGTTATCGGGGGGGAGCAATCGCGGCGGTTTTAAAACAGGTCAACGACCAGTGCATCATCGAATTGGAACAGCTAATCACCCTCGCAACCGACACAGTGTTGGATGTGAAACTCCTAGCTGAGAGTTAG
- a CDS encoding alkaline phosphatase D family protein produces the protein MKKSMQSVNQKSYDNILAASGPVIGRRNFLAYAGMAAAGLVARPVWAEENSRIVSLRDAHKGTLEIDLRIMNQYRTQPQAVQDFYTKARAALTGPNPVATLAELCRSDKRVKVGGPMLGDLTATSVAVWMHLPEPLGVEVSVSPRAGGPSKKFTSEPGERFHWVRCEGLQADTGYSYVVTDSKGRRLGSGDFMTVPEDFSEESFQIAFGTCFHKVGLYRPELMQLVQERGNRAMLVLGDCAVDDRKCDYDLINVDYVLRDLSPPWQQMVANVPVFTSWDDHDYWHDDASGTETRGQSIDVEGLRQMWQTQWNNPDREVERKGIYYDTHIGPVHFIALDTRSCRIIEERGKLNSFLGEEQMNWLKQTLQESTASYILLSSGTMWTDYISAGKDSWGTWDTEGREEIFQLIDAKEDSKVILLSGDRHGARGFAIPRPGNKKIYEFEAATLGGVPGPGPFGKDRSAQLFGLRSGSWAFGEFVFKTVNDVPQATFHLINERGETLETVVV, from the coding sequence ATGAAGAAATCAATGCAAAGCGTGAATCAGAAATCGTATGACAACATATTAGCTGCGTCCGGCCCAGTGATTGGTCGTAGAAACTTTCTGGCCTATGCCGGCATGGCGGCGGCGGGCTTGGTGGCACGGCCTGTTTGGGCTGAAGAAAACTCTCGAATCGTTTCATTACGGGATGCGCACAAAGGAACCTTGGAGATCGATTTGCGGATCATGAATCAATACCGCACACAACCGCAGGCAGTGCAGGATTTCTATACCAAGGCACGGGCGGCGCTGACAGGGCCCAATCCTGTGGCGACGCTTGCTGAGCTCTGTCGTAGTGATAAGCGAGTCAAAGTCGGTGGCCCCATGTTGGGCGATTTGACCGCGACCAGTGTCGCCGTGTGGATGCACTTGCCGGAACCCTTGGGGGTAGAAGTTTCGGTGAGTCCACGTGCGGGTGGACCGTCTAAAAAGTTTACTTCGGAGCCTGGCGAGCGCTTTCACTGGGTGCGTTGTGAGGGCCTGCAGGCGGATACAGGCTATAGCTACGTCGTGACTGACTCCAAGGGACGCCGGCTCGGTAGTGGCGATTTTATGACCGTTCCAGAGGACTTCTCAGAGGAGAGCTTCCAGATCGCTTTCGGCACCTGTTTTCATAAAGTCGGTTTATATCGTCCGGAACTGATGCAACTAGTGCAAGAGCGAGGCAATCGTGCGATGCTGGTGCTAGGGGATTGTGCTGTCGACGACCGCAAGTGTGATTACGATCTAATCAATGTGGATTATGTATTACGCGACCTGTCGCCACCATGGCAGCAGATGGTGGCCAATGTTCCTGTATTCACATCATGGGATGATCATGACTATTGGCACGACGACGCGAGTGGCACTGAAACCAGAGGCCAGTCGATTGATGTCGAAGGCTTGCGTCAAATGTGGCAAACCCAATGGAACAATCCGGATCGGGAGGTCGAGCGCAAGGGCATCTACTACGATACACACATCGGCCCGGTGCATTTTATTGCGCTGGATACTCGGTCCTGCCGGATCATTGAAGAGCGGGGGAAACTGAACTCCTTCCTCGGCGAAGAACAGATGAATTGGTTGAAGCAAACGCTCCAAGAATCGACTGCGTCTTATATTTTGCTCAGTAGCGGCACCATGTGGACCGATTATATTTCCGCCGGTAAGGACAGTTGGGGGACTTGGGACACTGAGGGACGGGAAGAAATTTTTCAGCTGATTGATGCTAAAGAAGACAGTAAAGTAATCCTCCTTTCCGGCGATCGTCACGGGGCACGCGGTTTCGCGATACCAAGACCGGGCAATAAGAAGATCTACGAGTTCGAGGCGGCCACACTGGGCGGAGTGCCGGGGCCAGGGCCCTTCGGTAAGGATCGGTCGGCACAATTATTCGGTCTTCGCAGTGGTTCCTGGGCCTTTGGTGAGTTTGTATTTAAAACGGTAAATGATGTCCCTCAGGCGACCTTCCATTTAATCAATGAGCGTGGAGAGACTTTGGAAACCGTTGTCGTTTAA
- a CDS encoding sulfatase family protein, with protein MKKIPMIITLIASLVSTSLPYSHVEASEAVASRPNILFIFADDWGWEDLSCHGHPYVRTPNIDRLAVGGTDFHRFTVASGVCSPSRTAVMTGHFPARYNVDGHFAWVKDNARRGMPDWVDPAAPMLPRMLQSAGYRTAHFGKWHVSNNMIPDSPPASEYGYDEYGTFNASGEQMPYDHDARRAIAFMEKAKAEERPFFINLWIHEPHTPFHVIPKYRQMFPELEDDGDSIYAATLAYADERIGEVLDALDALDLADDTLVIFSSDNGPARAREGQELTMSYDSATGVGFGIAASKGLTGGRKGYKAALYQGGINVPFIARWPGKIPEGAIDDQSMISAVDLLPTFCSIAGADLAEGYEPDGINQVATLLGESTTGREKDLFWKSETRRTKPEASSHWANYVVVSDHWKFLTNGDPSNMELYDIVADPLESENLAEAHPETVLQLQQKLTAWLATLPAEPTGDVFSELRDSLE; from the coding sequence ATGAAAAAAATCCCCATGATTATCACCCTGATTGCGAGTTTGGTGTCCACCAGCCTCCCATACTCGCATGTCGAAGCTTCCGAGGCTGTCGCGAGTCGACCGAATATTTTGTTTATTTTTGCCGATGATTGGGGCTGGGAAGACCTGAGTTGTCATGGACATCCGTATGTGAGGACGCCCAATATTGATCGCCTTGCAGTCGGGGGGACTGACTTCCATCGTTTTACCGTCGCGAGTGGTGTGTGTTCACCGAGTCGCACGGCGGTGATGACCGGACACTTTCCTGCTCGATATAATGTCGATGGTCACTTTGCCTGGGTGAAGGATAATGCGCGAAGAGGCATGCCGGATTGGGTGGACCCAGCGGCACCGATGCTTCCCCGTATGCTGCAATCCGCGGGCTATCGAACAGCTCACTTCGGCAAGTGGCATGTTTCCAACAATATGATCCCTGATTCGCCTCCGGCTTCAGAATATGGTTATGATGAATACGGCACTTTTAACGCATCGGGCGAACAAATGCCCTATGATCACGATGCTCGGCGGGCAATCGCATTTATGGAAAAGGCCAAAGCAGAAGAGCGGCCCTTTTTCATAAACTTATGGATTCATGAGCCGCACACACCGTTCCACGTCATTCCTAAATACCGTCAAATGTTTCCCGAGCTTGAGGACGATGGCGACAGTATCTATGCGGCTACGCTTGCGTATGCTGATGAGCGTATCGGCGAGGTGTTGGATGCTTTGGATGCGCTGGATCTAGCGGACGACACGCTGGTGATCTTTAGTTCGGATAATGGGCCCGCACGGGCACGTGAGGGGCAGGAATTAACAATGAGCTATGATTCTGCAACTGGAGTCGGCTTCGGTATCGCCGCTTCCAAGGGACTCACTGGAGGCCGCAAGGGCTATAAGGCCGCATTATATCAAGGTGGGATCAATGTTCCGTTTATCGCACGCTGGCCCGGGAAGATCCCTGAAGGGGCGATTGATGATCAGTCAATGATTTCTGCGGTCGATTTGTTGCCAACATTTTGTAGTATCGCAGGTGCTGACTTAGCCGAAGGATATGAGCCGGATGGCATCAACCAGGTTGCGACCTTGTTGGGAGAATCCACAACGGGACGGGAGAAAGATTTGTTTTGGAAATCTGAAACTCGCCGCACTAAGCCGGAAGCATCCTCTCATTGGGCGAATTATGTCGTTGTTTCAGACCATTGGAAATTCCTGACGAATGGTGACCCCTCCAATATGGAGCTCTACGATATTGTTGCAGATCCTTTAGAGTCCGAAAACTTGGCGGAGGCACACCCGGAAACAGTTCTACAGTTGCAGCAAAAGCTGACTGCGTGGCTGGCAACACTGCCTGCAGAGCCGACGGGAGATGTATTTTCCGAGCTGCGTGATAGCTTAGAATAG
- a CDS encoding PEP-CTERM sorting domain-containing protein (PEP-CTERM proteins occur, often in large numbers, in the proteomes of bacteria that also encode an exosortase, a predicted intramembrane cysteine proteinase. The presence of a PEP-CTERM domain at a protein's C-terminus predicts cleavage within the sorting domain, followed by covalent anchoring to some some component of the (usually Gram-negative) cell surface. Many PEP-CTERM proteins exhibit an unusual sequence composition that includes large numbers of potential glycosylation sites. Expression of one such protein has been shown restore the ability of a bacterium to form floc, a type of biofilm.), whose protein sequence is MITKPLVGAFVVTLAAPLVSSATSITYNPEFNLDDDAVSNPYAISANTATPVESAISDGTASTSYSFSDATTGLAFSFDLNYSGVVDQEGSNNRLQLNPGESMTIAFGSITIDTSGYLDGTIGGITGPVNASVTSAGFTYFLAESFTDSILTVNNGSSDIVYYTAGETSGTSPSGIELAAENQDIFLAGVTDNLINFTATHDANGAIRLSDLGSSIVFEVTSIPEPATSALLFGVVGMALLGLARRR, encoded by the coding sequence ATGATAACTAAACCATTAGTCGGCGCTTTTGTCGTTACCCTAGCTGCCCCCCTCGTATCGTCTGCTACGAGTATCACTTACAATCCGGAATTCAATCTTGATGATGATGCAGTCTCGAATCCATACGCGATTTCAGCGAACACGGCCACTCCAGTTGAGTCAGCAATCAGCGATGGCACGGCATCTACCAGCTATTCGTTCTCGGACGCAACTACAGGGCTCGCATTTAGCTTTGACCTGAACTACAGTGGTGTTGTCGACCAAGAGGGTTCCAATAATCGACTTCAACTCAACCCAGGCGAGTCTATGACGATTGCCTTTGGTAGTATCACTATAGATACCAGTGGGTACCTCGATGGAACGATTGGAGGCATCACGGGGCCTGTTAACGCCAGCGTCACATCTGCTGGATTCACCTATTTTCTAGCTGAAAGTTTCACAGATTCTATTCTGACTGTAAACAACGGTTCATCGGATATCGTTTACTACACTGCTGGTGAGACCAGTGGAACATCGCCTTCAGGGATTGAGTTAGCAGCAGAGAATCAAGATATCTTCTTGGCGGGTGTTACGGATAATCTAATTAACTTTACGGCAACGCATGATGCGAATGGAGCGATTCGTCTAAGTGATCTGGGCAGTTCGATTGTATTTGAGGTGACATCGATTCCAGAGCCTGCGACTTCCGCGCTACTTTTCGGCGTGGTTGGAATGGCGCTTCTTGGACTAGCTCGTCGTCGATAG